Proteins from one Deltaproteobacteria bacterium genomic window:
- a CDS encoding FAD-binding oxidoreductase produces the protein MPSAEELLATLRSRLGDDAVSEDTAAFTIGGRAPVCVLFPSSVAQVSEVLGVAEEQRLAVVPVGQGTHLRVGEPPRSYDIALSSCRMARVIAHEAADMTATVEAGLTLAALDAALSPAGQWLPLDPPCRERVTVGGLIAADLNGPLRLSQGKVRDLLIGITVVLADGSVVKGGGRVVKNVAGYDLGKLFTGSLGTLGVIVEATFKIRPRPEHTRVLWIGAPDLKAAGDLAGDLLETDTEPLFVELLDHTAGREAGMSGPGVAVGLGGIVEEVAAQQTLLAQHYAGLYPCAEPEAQRLMHWLRQFPLATDGAAPRDTLSARLSLLPTELATLLPRLVPEAATRGLHAAVVAHAGSGIARLRAQAGDVTAAAQFCEWLRLAGRVRGGWVVFDSLPDALTGRIDRFGEAGPALSLMRGIKQQLDRNGILSPGRYIGGI, from the coding sequence ATGCCTAGCGCCGAAGAACTCCTCGCCACGCTGCGCTCGCGTCTCGGCGACGACGCGGTCAGTGAGGATACCGCCGCCTTCACCATTGGCGGGCGCGCGCCCGTCTGTGTGCTGTTCCCGTCGAGCGTGGCCCAGGTCAGCGAAGTGCTGGGGGTGGCCGAGGAACAGCGCTTGGCGGTCGTGCCCGTGGGGCAGGGGACGCATCTGCGGGTGGGCGAGCCGCCGCGCAGCTACGACATCGCCCTGTCGTCCTGCCGGATGGCGCGCGTGATTGCACACGAGGCCGCCGATATGACCGCCACCGTCGAGGCCGGTCTCACGCTCGCGGCGCTCGACGCCGCCTTGAGCCCGGCCGGCCAGTGGTTGCCGCTCGATCCTCCGTGTCGCGAGCGCGTCACCGTCGGAGGACTAATCGCGGCCGATCTCAATGGCCCGTTACGCCTGTCGCAGGGCAAGGTGCGCGACCTGTTGATCGGGATCACCGTCGTGCTGGCTGATGGCTCGGTGGTGAAAGGCGGCGGCCGGGTGGTCAAGAACGTTGCCGGTTATGATCTCGGCAAACTCTTCACCGGATCACTAGGAACACTCGGAGTGATCGTCGAAGCGACCTTCAAGATCCGCCCGCGTCCCGAGCACACCCGCGTGCTCTGGATCGGGGCGCCGGACCTGAAAGCCGCCGGTGATCTCGCCGGCGATCTGCTGGAGACCGACACCGAGCCGCTTTTTGTCGAATTGCTCGATCACACGGCGGGGCGGGAGGCGGGCATGAGCGGCCCGGGCGTGGCCGTCGGCTTGGGCGGCATTGTTGAGGAAGTGGCGGCGCAGCAGACGCTGCTGGCACAGCATTATGCCGGGCTCTACCCCTGCGCCGAGCCTGAAGCGCAACGGTTGATGCACTGGCTGCGTCAGTTCCCGTTGGCCACGGACGGCGCCGCACCGCGGGACACGCTGAGCGCGCGCCTCAGCTTGCTACCCACCGAACTGGCCACCTTGCTCCCGCGTCTGGTGCCGGAGGCGGCGACGCGCGGCCTGCATGCGGCCGTGGTGGCGCACGCCGGCAGCGGCATCGCGCGCCTGCGCGCGCAAGCTGGCGACGTCACCGCAGCGGCGCAGTTCTGCGAGTGGTTGCGCCTGGCCGGGCGCGTGCGCGGCGGCTGGGTGGTGTTCGATTCGCTGCCGGACGCGCTCACCGGGCGCATCGATCGTTTTGGCGAGGCCGGCCCGGCGCTGTCGCTGATGCGTGGTATCAAGCAGCAGCTGGACCGCAACGGCATCTTGAGCCCCGGGCGCTATATAGGCGGGATCTGA
- a CDS encoding FAD-binding protein, whose protein sequence is MLPPKVPDQLRQIVGLDGVITHDSELRVYDCDGYTLEKSTPQVVVLPRTTGEVAAVLRLLHREQVAFVPRGAGTGLSGGCLPLAAPVMVCTSRMTRILAVDFANRRATVEAGVVNLAVTNAAKGGRLYYAPDPSSQTACTIGGNVAENSGGPHTLKYGVTTNHVLGVELVLPNGEVVQLGGPMEDVPGYDLVGLTVGSEGTFGVVTQATLRLIRRPQAWKTLLAIFESVDDATQTVSGIVAAGIVPAALEMMDQLIVAAVEAAYHFGFPTDAGAVLIIELDGLAAGLEPQAQRVIEICRVNRAREVSVAKDEAERAALWKSRKRAFGAVGRLAPSYCTQDGVVPRTKLPDILRVISKIGRRYRLRIANVFHAGDGNIHPIILYDERDADQVERVLNAGREILEACVALGGSITGEHGIGVEKIQQMPLLFSPTDLLVMQQLRRVFDPKQRCNPGKIFPTPGVCVETTRPKRRAAV, encoded by the coding sequence ATGCTGCCGCCAAAGGTGCCCGACCAGTTGCGCCAGATCGTCGGCCTCGACGGGGTGATCACGCACGACAGCGAACTGCGGGTGTACGACTGCGACGGCTACACGCTGGAGAAAAGCACGCCCCAAGTCGTGGTGCTGCCGCGAACTACCGGTGAAGTGGCGGCGGTTTTGCGACTGCTGCATCGCGAGCAGGTCGCCTTCGTGCCGCGCGGGGCGGGTACCGGCCTGAGCGGCGGCTGCCTGCCGCTGGCCGCTCCGGTGATGGTCTGCACCAGCCGGATGACCCGCATTCTGGCCGTGGACTTCGCCAACCGGCGCGCCACCGTCGAGGCCGGGGTGGTCAACCTGGCGGTCACCAACGCGGCGAAGGGTGGTCGCCTCTATTACGCCCCCGATCCCTCGAGCCAGACGGCCTGCACCATTGGCGGCAACGTCGCCGAGAACTCCGGCGGCCCGCACACGCTCAAGTATGGCGTGACCACCAATCACGTGCTCGGGGTGGAGCTGGTGCTGCCCAACGGGGAGGTGGTGCAGCTCGGGGGGCCGATGGAGGACGTGCCCGGGTACGATCTCGTCGGCCTAACCGTCGGCAGCGAGGGCACCTTCGGCGTGGTCACCCAAGCCACGCTGCGCCTGATCCGCCGGCCCCAGGCCTGGAAGACGTTGCTGGCCATCTTCGAGTCGGTCGACGACGCCACGCAAACGGTGTCTGGCATCGTCGCCGCCGGGATCGTGCCGGCGGCACTGGAAATGATGGATCAGCTCATCGTCGCCGCCGTCGAGGCGGCCTACCATTTCGGTTTTCCCACCGACGCCGGCGCCGTGCTGATCATCGAGCTTGACGGCTTGGCTGCCGGCCTCGAGCCGCAAGCGCAACGGGTGATCGAGATCTGCCGCGTTAATCGCGCGCGCGAGGTGAGCGTGGCCAAGGACGAAGCGGAGCGCGCGGCGCTGTGGAAGAGCCGCAAGCGCGCCTTCGGGGCCGTCGGCCGGCTGGCGCCGAGCTATTGCACCCAGGACGGTGTCGTGCCGCGCACCAAACTGCCCGACATCCTGCGGGTTATCAGCAAGATCGGCCGCCGTTACCGGCTGCGCATCGCCAACGTGTTCCACGCCGGCGACGGCAACATCCACCCCATCATCCTGTACGACGAACGCGACGCCGACCAGGTCGAGCGCGTGCTGAATGCCGGTCGCGAGATTCTCGAAGCCTGCGTCGCGCTCGGTGGCAGCATCACCGGCGAACACGGCATCGGGGTCGAGAAGATCCAGCAAATGCCGTTGCTCTTCAGCCCGACCGACTTGCTGGTCATGCAGCAGTTGCGCCGCGTCTTCGATCCCAAGCAGCGCTGCAACCCGGGCAAGATCTTTCCCACCCCCGGGGTGTGTGTCGAGACCACGCGCCCCAAACGACGCGCGGCCGTGTAG